In the genome of Bryobacteraceae bacterium, one region contains:
- a CDS encoding cyclic nucleotide-binding domain-containing protein, translating into MKVHDLSGPLSDHPFLAGLKAEHLTLIAGCSSNRVYGPGEYLAREGAEAEEFYVIRDGQVALETFAPQTGARRVLTLHPGDVAGLSWLVEPYLWKLDMRAVTPVRVIAIDGKCLRGKCEQDPELGYRLFQRVARLMEDRLHATRLQLLDLYGKEGAAELAAGR; encoded by the coding sequence ATGAAAGTTCATGATCTCAGCGGACCGCTCTCAGACCATCCCTTTCTCGCCGGCTTGAAGGCGGAACACCTGACGTTGATCGCCGGCTGCTCCAGCAACCGGGTCTACGGCCCGGGCGAATACCTCGCCCGCGAAGGCGCGGAAGCCGAGGAGTTCTACGTGATTCGCGACGGTCAGGTGGCGCTCGAAACGTTTGCCCCGCAAACCGGCGCCCGCCGAGTTCTCACTCTCCATCCCGGCGACGTAGCCGGCTTGTCCTGGCTGGTTGAGCCGTATCTCTGGAAACTCGACATGCGGGCCGTAACGCCGGTTCGCGTCATCGCCATCGACGGCAAGTGCCTCCGTGGGAAATGCGAGCAGGACCCTGAACTCGGCTACCGGCTGTTCCAGCGCGTCGCCCGGCTGATGGAGGACCGCCTGCACGCGACACGGCTGCAACTGCTCGACCTCTACGGAAAGGAGGGCGCCGCTGAACTGGCGGCCGGACGATGA
- a CDS encoding FAD/NAD(P)-binding protein has translation MIPRAASVDRIRRETGDTFTLHVAGADGAELPGFAPGQFSMLYAFGVGEAPISISGDPGDTRGLVYTIRSVGLLTAKLVSLKRGQAIGVRGPFGRGWPVEQAVGRDILLVAGGIGLAPLRPVIYHVLAHRADYGQAILLYGARTPNDILYAKEVASWQRRGFQALVTVDQADLDWTGSVGVVTRLLARVRLDPANTVAMSCGPEVMMRAVARELGGAGMGHDHIYLSMERNMKCAVGNCGHCQFGPDFLCKDGPVLPYAHLRRRMSLREI, from the coding sequence ATGATCCCGCGGGCCGCCTCGGTCGACCGCATCCGCCGCGAAACCGGCGATACCTTCACGCTCCATGTCGCTGGAGCGGACGGCGCTGAACTGCCCGGCTTCGCACCCGGCCAGTTCAGCATGCTCTACGCTTTCGGCGTGGGAGAGGCGCCGATCTCCATCAGCGGCGATCCCGGGGACACTCGCGGTCTCGTTTACACGATCCGCTCCGTTGGGTTGTTGACCGCGAAGCTCGTTTCGCTCAAGCGGGGCCAGGCGATCGGAGTTCGTGGCCCCTTCGGCCGGGGCTGGCCCGTCGAGCAGGCAGTGGGCCGCGATATCCTGCTGGTGGCCGGTGGCATCGGCCTCGCTCCGCTGCGTCCGGTGATCTATCATGTGCTGGCCCACCGCGCCGACTACGGCCAGGCCATTCTGCTCTACGGCGCACGCACGCCGAACGACATTCTCTACGCCAAGGAAGTGGCCTCGTGGCAGCGCCGCGGGTTCCAGGCGCTCGTCACCGTCGATCAGGCCGACCTCGATTGGACGGGTTCGGTGGGCGTCGTCACCCGCCTGCTTGCGCGCGTCCGCCTCGATCCCGCCAACACTGTCGCCATGAGCTGCGGACCGGAAGTGATGATGCGCGCCGTTGCCCGTGAGCTCGGCGGCGCCGGCATGGGTCATGATCACATCTACCTTTCGATGGAGCGCAACATGAAGTGCGCCGTCGGCAACTGCGGCCACTGCCAGTTCGGGCCGGACTTCCTTTGCAAGGACGGTCCGGTTCTCCCTTATGCGCATCTGCGCCGAAGGATGAGCCTGCGCGAGATATGA
- a CDS encoding Ni/Fe hydrogenase subunit alpha, with amino-acid sequence MTDRPRGKIRTIKADYLARVEGEGALYIKLSGSEVRDVKLRIFEPPRLFEAFLRGRSWDEVVDIVARICGICPIAYQMSAAHAIEQAFGVEVDPRVRTLRRLFYCGEWIESHGLHVFMLHAPDFLGYPDGIAMAKDHPGKVRAGLELKKYGNEIVSLLGGREIHPVSVCVGGFHRVPHKRELRPLREKLLRGRDLAAEAARWVRGFEFPDFEQNYEFVAVSHPDEYPFNEGRLVSNRGLDIDISQFDEHFEERHVPHSNALQCRRRSGGSYMTGPLARWNLCYSRLPESVRELARECGVEPPVLNPFRSILVRCLELVYAFEEAVRIIDSYEQPEPPSAKVQPRAGIGHGCTEAPRGSLYHQYETDDAGRIVSARIVPPTSQNQGRIEDDLRSFAGRIASRSDAEMTWLCEQAVRNYDPCISCATHFLKLTVDRT; translated from the coding sequence ATGACTGATCGTCCCCGCGGAAAGATCCGAACTATCAAGGCGGACTACCTCGCCCGCGTCGAAGGCGAAGGCGCGCTTTACATCAAGCTCAGCGGCAGCGAGGTGCGGGACGTGAAGCTCCGCATCTTCGAACCGCCGCGGCTGTTTGAGGCTTTCCTCCGAGGGCGCTCCTGGGACGAAGTGGTCGACATCGTTGCGCGGATCTGCGGCATCTGTCCCATCGCCTACCAGATGAGCGCCGCGCATGCCATCGAGCAGGCCTTCGGCGTGGAGGTCGATCCCCGCGTTCGGACCCTGCGCCGGCTGTTCTACTGCGGCGAGTGGATCGAAAGCCACGGCCTGCACGTGTTCATGCTCCACGCGCCGGATTTCCTCGGTTATCCCGACGGCATCGCCATGGCCAAGGACCATCCAGGGAAGGTCCGCGCCGGGCTCGAACTCAAGAAGTACGGCAACGAGATCGTATCGCTCCTCGGTGGCCGCGAGATCCACCCGGTTTCGGTGTGCGTGGGCGGGTTCCACCGCGTGCCGCACAAGCGCGAACTGCGCCCGCTGCGGGAGAAGCTCCTCCGTGGGCGCGACCTCGCCGCCGAAGCGGCGCGATGGGTCCGCGGCTTCGAGTTCCCAGATTTCGAACAGAACTACGAGTTCGTCGCCGTTAGTCACCCGGACGAGTATCCGTTCAACGAAGGCCGGCTCGTCTCCAATCGCGGACTCGATATCGACATATCGCAGTTCGACGAACACTTCGAAGAGCGCCACGTTCCGCACTCGAACGCACTGCAGTGCCGGCGCAGGAGCGGTGGGTCTTACATGACCGGTCCGCTCGCGCGCTGGAATCTCTGCTACTCCCGCCTGCCGGAGAGCGTTCGGGAGCTTGCCCGGGAGTGCGGCGTTGAGCCTCCCGTGCTCAATCCGTTTCGAAGCATCCTAGTCCGCTGCCTCGAACTGGTCTATGCGTTCGAGGAGGCCGTCCGCATCATTGATTCCTACGAACAGCCGGAGCCGCCGAGCGCGAAGGTTCAGCCGCGCGCCGGAATTGGCCACGGATGCACCGAGGCGCCGCGCGGCTCGCTCTATCATCAATATGAGACCGACGACGCCGGACGAATCGTCTCGGCCCGGATCGTCCCTCCAACATCGCAGAATCAGGGCCGCATCGAAGACGATCTGCGCAGCTTCGCTGGACGCATCGCCAGCCGCTCCGACGCCGAAATGACTTGGCTCTGCGAACAGGCCGTCCGCAACTACGACCCATGCATCTCATGCGCCACCCACTTTCTGAAACTGACCGTCGACCGCACCTAG
- a CDS encoding hydrogenase maturation protease, giving the protein MRHPLSETDRRPHLAPLVIGYGNRMRGDDAAGPLAIDVLRESGARGLRLDVFEGDGSALIDRWGATDTVVMIDAVVSGLASGEVRVFTPGDLGAGIRCVSTHGLGLIEAVRLAKAIGRMPAQLWIVGVEAERFELGSEPSPAVRRGAHDAARIAIERWGGGPCTS; this is encoded by the coding sequence ATGCGCCACCCACTTTCTGAAACTGACCGTCGACCGCACCTAGCACCGCTCGTCATCGGCTACGGCAACCGGATGCGTGGCGACGACGCCGCCGGTCCATTGGCCATTGATGTGCTTCGTGAGTCAGGCGCGCGTGGGCTTCGCCTCGATGTCTTCGAAGGCGACGGCTCCGCGCTCATCGACCGATGGGGAGCTACCGACACGGTGGTGATGATCGACGCCGTCGTCTCCGGACTGGCATCCGGCGAGGTGAGGGTCTTCACTCCCGGCGATCTTGGAGCAGGCATACGCTGCGTCTCGACGCATGGGCTCGGATTGATCGAGGCGGTGCGCCTGGCGAAGGCCATCGGACGGATGCCAGCCCAACTTTGGATCGTTGGTGTGGAGGCGGAACGCTTCGAACTCGGCTCGGAGCCATCGCCCGCGGTGCGGCGCGGCGCCCATGATGCGGCGCGAATCGCGATCGAGCGATGGGGAGGCGGCCCATGCACGAGCTGA
- a CDS encoding hydrogenase maturation nickel metallochaperone HypA, with the protein MHELTIATSILEHVESLAALQPGECYAAIHLRIGDVSGIEPEALRFGLALLARERGWPPLELHCHTVPVSRRCRECGAHSEAIAASCSQCGGCALQFESGAELEIVSVDVEQAA; encoded by the coding sequence ATGCACGAGCTGACCATCGCCACTTCGATCCTCGAACATGTGGAATCGCTTGCCGCGCTCCAGCCCGGCGAATGCTACGCCGCCATCCATCTGCGCATCGGCGATGTCTCGGGCATCGAGCCCGAGGCGCTCCGTTTCGGTCTCGCACTCCTCGCGCGGGAGCGCGGCTGGCCGCCCCTCGAACTCCATTGCCACACCGTGCCCGTCAGCCGCCGCTGCCGTGAATGCGGGGCGCACTCGGAGGCCATCGCCGCTTCCTGTTCGCAGTGCGGCGGCTGCGCCCTGCAATTCGAGAGCGGCGCCGAGCTCGAGATCGTCTCCGTGGACGTGGAGCAGGCCGCATGA
- the hypB gene encoding hydrogenase nickel incorporation protein HypB: MRRTIAIGSPVMLENDRIAADLRARFERQGTFCVNLMSSPGSGKTLLLERTLEAMGPARAAVLTGDLATDNDARRLARYGAPVRQIVTGGVCHLDARRVSAALDELGEPPPILFLENVGNLVCPASWDLGEARRVVLFSVTEGEDKPLKYPSTFVKADLVLLTKIDLLPHVPFDAEAAAANVARLNPEAHLIRLSAWTGEGLLRWVDWLNEKRGPRQ; encoded by the coding sequence ATGAGGCGTACCATCGCCATCGGTTCGCCGGTGATGCTCGAGAACGATCGCATCGCCGCGGACCTCCGCGCGCGCTTCGAGCGCCAGGGCACGTTCTGCGTGAATCTGATGAGCTCGCCAGGCTCAGGCAAGACACTGCTGCTCGAACGAACGCTCGAAGCTATGGGTCCGGCTCGCGCCGCCGTACTCACCGGCGATCTCGCCACGGACAACGATGCCCGGCGGCTCGCCCGCTACGGCGCGCCCGTACGCCAGATCGTCACCGGAGGCGTCTGCCATCTCGATGCCCGCCGCGTATCCGCTGCTCTCGACGAACTGGGAGAACCGCCGCCCATCCTCTTTCTCGAAAACGTCGGCAACCTTGTCTGCCCCGCCAGTTGGGATCTCGGCGAGGCGCGGCGCGTGGTGCTCTTCAGCGTCACCGAAGGCGAGGACAAGCCGCTCAAATATCCCTCCACCTTCGTCAAAGCGGACCTCGTACTGCTTACGAAGATCGACCTGCTACCGCACGTGCCCTTCGACGCCGAAGCCGCCGCGGCGAACGTCGCCCGCCTGAATCCCGAGGCGCATCTCATCCGTCTCTCCGCGTGGACCGGTGAAGGCCTGCTTCGTTGGGTCGATTGGCTCAACGAAAAGCGAGGCCCCAGGCAGTGA
- the hypF gene encoding carbamoyltransferase HypF, whose amino-acid sequence MTVAAPGVERRALRIAGAVQGVGFRPFVFRLACELGLHGFVRNEAGGVCVEAEGPPPLLDELERRIAADAPPVAHIHRVHAVAIPPRDDNAPFAIAPSVGDRRGPSALVPDQASCTECRDESLADSGRRAGYAFTACAACGPRYSISAAPVFDRAVTAMASFPLCPDCRREYDNPADRRFHAQTIACPRCGPHLLWRDAAGLEQTTNAIALAAQAIRNGAIVALQGIGGFQLLADACDGRAVARLRESKRREAKPFAVMYPSLAAIAGDCVVSNEEAALLADSAAPIVLLRRRDGCSLAAAVCRTSPYAGVLLPYSPLHWLLLRELDRPIVATSANRSGEPICVTAERTLDAFGDAIGGTLLHDRAIIRPCDDSLARVVSGRVTLLRRARGYAPLPVRLSRSCRPVLALGGHLKTAVAIAAGREVVLSPHIGDLDTVPMREAYRREVERLLHLSGSRPEAVGCDLHPDYYSTRFAPELGLPVVRVQHHEAHVAGCAAENGLDTPYLGVAWDGSGYGRDGTIWGGEFFLADGSRFQRFAHFRPFRLPGGEAAARDGRRCAASLLHQVGGLGLDAWLSERESIVFARQIERAFNAPWTTSAGRLFDAVAALSGIARQSAFEGEAAMMLEGSAAGRAGHPYPAPVEMRELLELDWRPMVDAIVRDVREGAPPNLVASRFHATLAHWIAALARHAGMPDVVLSGGVFQNADLTGRAKDALRGAGYRVWTHREVPPNDGGLALGQAVLAGWHDGMGA is encoded by the coding sequence GTGACTGTCGCCGCGCCAGGCGTCGAACGCCGCGCTCTCCGCATCGCCGGCGCCGTCCAGGGAGTCGGCTTCCGCCCGTTCGTTTTTCGGCTCGCGTGCGAACTCGGCCTGCACGGCTTCGTCCGCAATGAGGCCGGCGGCGTGTGCGTGGAAGCGGAAGGGCCCCCGCCGCTGCTCGACGAGCTAGAGCGCAGAATCGCCGCCGACGCGCCCCCGGTCGCGCACATCCACCGCGTCCACGCCGTCGCGATTCCTCCGCGCGATGACAACGCGCCGTTCGCGATCGCTCCCAGCGTGGGCGATCGCCGCGGCCCGAGCGCCCTCGTCCCAGACCAGGCCTCCTGCACCGAGTGCCGCGATGAGTCGCTCGCCGATTCGGGCCGCCGCGCCGGCTACGCTTTCACCGCTTGCGCCGCCTGCGGACCCCGCTACTCGATCTCCGCCGCGCCCGTCTTTGACCGTGCCGTCACCGCCATGGCGAGCTTTCCGCTCTGCCCGGACTGTCGCCGCGAGTACGACAACCCGGCGGACCGCCGCTTTCACGCCCAGACCATCGCCTGCCCCCGGTGCGGTCCTCATCTCCTCTGGCGCGACGCCGCCGGCCTTGAACAGACCACGAATGCGATCGCCTTGGCCGCGCAAGCCATACGCAACGGCGCCATCGTCGCGCTACAAGGCATCGGCGGTTTCCAGCTTCTGGCCGACGCCTGCGATGGCCGCGCAGTCGCCCGTCTCCGCGAGAGCAAGCGCCGCGAGGCAAAGCCGTTCGCGGTGATGTACCCGTCCCTCGCCGCCATCGCCGGGGACTGCGTTGTCTCGAACGAGGAAGCGGCGCTGCTCGCTGATTCCGCCGCGCCCATTGTGCTGCTTCGCCGGCGCGATGGTTGTTCGCTCGCTGCCGCCGTGTGCCGCACCTCGCCGTACGCTGGCGTGCTCCTCCCGTACTCTCCGCTCCACTGGCTGCTGCTGCGCGAGCTCGATCGCCCCATCGTCGCCACCAGCGCGAATCGTTCCGGAGAGCCGATCTGTGTCACCGCGGAGCGAACGCTCGATGCTTTCGGCGACGCCATCGGAGGAACGCTGCTGCATGATCGCGCCATCATCCGCCCATGTGACGATTCGCTCGCCCGGGTCGTCTCCGGCCGCGTCACGTTGCTCCGTCGCGCACGCGGCTATGCGCCTCTGCCGGTGAGGCTGAGCCGCTCCTGCCGGCCGGTACTCGCGCTCGGCGGGCATCTCAAGACGGCCGTCGCCATCGCCGCGGGCAGGGAAGTGGTGCTGAGCCCGCACATCGGCGATCTCGACACTGTCCCCATGCGTGAGGCCTACCGCCGCGAAGTGGAGCGACTTCTCCATCTTTCCGGCTCAAGGCCGGAAGCTGTCGGTTGCGATCTCCATCCCGACTACTACTCCACGCGATTCGCGCCCGAGCTCGGCCTCCCCGTGGTTCGCGTGCAGCACCACGAAGCGCACGTGGCCGGGTGCGCCGCTGAGAACGGTCTCGACACTCCCTACCTAGGCGTGGCCTGGGACGGCTCCGGGTACGGGCGCGACGGAACCATCTGGGGCGGCGAGTTCTTCCTGGCCGACGGAAGCCGCTTCCAGCGATTCGCCCACTTCCGACCGTTTCGCCTGCCCGGCGGCGAGGCTGCAGCTCGTGATGGCCGCCGATGCGCGGCAAGCCTGCTCCACCAAGTCGGCGGCCTCGGTTTGGACGCCTGGCTCTCCGAGCGCGAGAGCATAGTCTTCGCCCGCCAGATCGAACGCGCCTTCAACGCGCCCTGGACCACCAGCGCCGGACGCCTGTTCGATGCCGTCGCCGCGCTCTCCGGCATCGCCCGGCAAAGCGCGTTTGAAGGCGAGGCCGCGATGATGCTCGAAGGTTCCGCCGCCGGTCGCGCCGGCCATCCCTACCCCGCGCCGGTCGAAATGCGGGAGTTGCTCGAACTGGACTGGCGTCCGATGGTGGATGCCATCGTTCGCGACGTTCGCGAAGGCGCGCCCCCGAATCTCGTGGCGTCACGTTTCCACGCCACGCTCGCGCATTGGATCGCCGCCCTTGCCCGTCACGCCGGCATGCCCGACGTGGTCCTTTCCGGCGGCGTGTTTCAAAACGCGGATCTCACCGGCCGAGCCAAAGACGCGCTGCGCGGCGCCGGCTACCGCGTCTGGACGCACCGCGAGGTTCCGCCGAACGATGGGGGACTCGCTCTCGGTCAGGCCGTGCTCGCCGGCTGGCACGATGGCATGGGAGCCTGA
- a CDS encoding HypC/HybG/HupF family hydrogenase formation chaperone produces the protein MCLAIPGEVLSLETGSTGLPEALVGFGGVRKRVCLAYTPEAAVGDYVLVHVGFAIARLDPGEASRVFRELEAMGAVEEVEDETGVDSP, from the coding sequence ATGTGCCTCGCGATTCCCGGCGAAGTTCTTTCCCTGGAGACAGGCTCCACTGGTTTGCCGGAAGCGCTCGTCGGCTTCGGCGGCGTGCGCAAGCGCGTCTGCCTCGCCTACACGCCGGAGGCCGCGGTGGGCGACTACGTCCTCGTCCACGTCGGATTCGCCATCGCCCGGCTCGATCCCGGCGAGGCCTCCCGCGTCTTTCGCGAACTGGAAGCGATGGGCGCGGTGGAAGAGGTCGAAGACGAGACCGGGGTAGACAGCCCATGA
- the hypD gene encoding hydrogenase formation protein HypD translates to MKYLDEYRRPDAVHRVAAEIARLTTRPWTLMEVCGGQTHSIVKNGLLELLPETIELLHGPGCPVCVTPAQRLNEAIELARRPEVILCSFGDMLRVPGSSGSLLAAKAAGADVRMVYSPLDALALACANPTREIVFFAVGFETTAPATAMAVLQAHARNIPNFSLLVAHVLVPPALEAIAAAPDCRVDAFLAAGHVCAVMGFAEYRPLASRLRKPIVVTGFEPLDILDGVRIAVRQLEEGRCDVVNQYSRAVLPEGNLHARAALDEAFEVGPQSWRGIGDIPRSGLRLKESYARFDAARRFFSGEPSRKPSAESLALAEGVECIAGDVLRGRRKPFDCPSFGHACNPDRPLGAPMVSSEGACAAYYRYAKLTSQ, encoded by the coding sequence ATGAAGTACCTCGACGAGTACCGCCGGCCGGATGCGGTTCACCGTGTCGCTGCGGAAATCGCGCGCCTTACAACCCGGCCATGGACACTGATGGAAGTGTGCGGCGGCCAGACGCACTCCATCGTGAAGAACGGCCTGCTGGAGCTGCTTCCCGAAACGATCGAACTCCTCCACGGTCCGGGATGTCCGGTCTGTGTGACGCCGGCCCAGCGTCTGAACGAAGCGATCGAGCTCGCGCGAAGGCCCGAAGTGATCCTCTGCTCGTTCGGCGACATGCTGCGAGTGCCGGGCTCTTCGGGCTCTTTGCTCGCGGCGAAAGCAGCCGGCGCGGATGTGCGGATGGTTTACTCGCCGCTGGATGCGCTGGCGCTGGCCTGCGCCAATCCCACCCGCGAAATCGTCTTCTTCGCCGTCGGTTTCGAAACCACCGCCCCCGCCACGGCGATGGCCGTGCTCCAGGCCCACGCGCGGAACATCCCCAACTTCAGCCTGCTCGTCGCTCACGTCCTCGTTCCACCCGCGCTCGAAGCAATCGCCGCCGCGCCCGATTGCCGCGTGGACGCCTTCCTCGCCGCGGGTCATGTCTGCGCCGTCATGGGCTTCGCCGAGTACCGACCTCTGGCGTCCCGGCTGCGCAAACCCATCGTCGTTACCGGATTCGAGCCTCTCGATATTCTCGATGGCGTCCGCATCGCCGTGCGGCAGCTTGAGGAAGGCCGCTGCGACGTGGTGAACCAATACAGCCGCGCCGTACTGCCCGAAGGAAATCTCCACGCGCGCGCCGCCCTTGACGAAGCGTTCGAGGTGGGGCCGCAATCCTGGCGCGGCATCGGCGACATCCCTCGAAGCGGCCTGCGGCTCAAGGAATCGTACGCCCGCTTCGACGCTGCCCGGCGCTTCTTTTCCGGCGAGCCCTCGCGAAAGCCGTCCGCGGAAAGCCTGGCGCTTGCGGAAGGCGTGGAATGCATTGCCGGAGACGTGCTGCGCGGAAGACGCAAGCCGTTCGATTGCCCTTCATTCGGCCACGCCTGCAACCCGGACCGTCCGTTGGGCGCGCCGATGGTGTCTTCGGAAGGCGCTTGCGCCGCCTACTACCGCTATGCGAAGTTGACTTCCCAATGA
- the hypE gene encoding hydrogenase expression/formation protein HypE — MSGFPQCPLPPDSAAVIELADGGGGRRTQRLLEDLILPAFSNAALNARHDGATLPGAPRLAFTTDSYVVDPLFFPGGDIGELAVYGAVNDLAMCGARPMALSAGLILEEGLPIEVLRRVVASMQRACAAAGVPLVTGDTKVVGRGKGDAIFINTAGIGEVVAPEPVRPDRVRPGDVLILSGDLGRHGIAVLSAREGFELEGAVASDAAPLWTPVRALLAAGVDVHCLRDLTRGGLASALNEIAAAAGLGVAVQEAAIPVDPGVQGACELLGLDPHYVACEGRFLAFVAPADAARALAALREIDVSSGAAIVGSAVDGPSGQVVLETALGSRRPLDMLSGEQLPRIC; from the coding sequence ATGAGCGGATTCCCCCAATGCCCGCTGCCGCCTGACAGTGCGGCCGTGATCGAGCTCGCCGATGGCGGCGGTGGACGCCGGACCCAACGGTTGCTCGAGGATCTCATCCTGCCCGCGTTCTCGAACGCCGCGCTCAACGCCCGGCACGATGGCGCGACGTTGCCAGGCGCACCGCGCCTCGCGTTCACGACGGACTCCTACGTGGTGGACCCGTTGTTCTTCCCCGGCGGCGATATCGGGGAACTCGCCGTCTACGGCGCCGTCAATGACCTTGCCATGTGCGGCGCGCGGCCGATGGCGCTGAGCGCGGGTCTCATTCTGGAAGAGGGGCTGCCCATCGAAGTCTTGCGGCGCGTGGTGGCGTCGATGCAGCGAGCCTGCGCGGCGGCAGGCGTTCCGCTCGTCACCGGCGACACCAAGGTCGTCGGCCGCGGCAAGGGCGACGCGATCTTTATCAATACCGCGGGCATAGGCGAGGTCGTCGCCCCGGAGCCGGTGCGTCCCGATCGCGTCCGTCCCGGCGACGTTCTCATCCTCAGCGGAGATCTCGGCCGTCACGGCATCGCGGTCCTCTCCGCACGCGAAGGTTTCGAATTGGAAGGCGCTGTCGCCTCGGACGCCGCGCCGCTGTGGACACCGGTCCGCGCGCTGCTGGCTGCCGGCGTCGATGTCCACTGCCTGCGCGACCTGACACGCGGCGGCCTCGCTTCGGCGCTGAACGAAATCGCCGCCGCGGCCGGATTGGGGGTAGCTGTGCAAGAGGCCGCGATCCCGGTCGACCCTGGAGTCCAGGGCGCGTGCGAACTGCTCGGGTTGGACCCGCACTACGTCGCGTGCGAAGGCCGCTTTCTCGCCTTTGTCGCCCCTGCCGACGCCGCGCGCGCCCTTGCCGCCCTGCGCGAAATCGACGTTTCTTCGGGCGCGGCGATCGTCGGCTCGGCCGTCGACGGGCCCTCGGGTCAGGTTGTCCTGGAGACAGCGCTCGGCAGCCGCCGTCCGCTCGACATGCTCAGCGGCGAACAGTTGCCGCGTATCTGCTGA
- a CDS encoding sialidase family protein, with translation MRPYPVLLLALAASFGSLSAQAPERMLADSAALADPMSLPLAEARTSTVFRGEDHKSGFNLHSYLARHDGKFWAIWSSSKVGEEDPDQHIRFSTSVDGHRWTESGVVAADPDGPDGPARWIARGVFVYEGRLTALGAYIESAAYGNRGKGDVWSNLRLMRFEWDGRKWKPAGVFAGNCMNNFAPERFGGLLMMPCRDSRMDVFLASAKQPGEAAWKFTPIASEPPFHKMDEPTLYKAADGSIHMIIRDGAKSGYLIRSISRDEGGTWSEPVRTDYPDATSKNFTGRLSSGWYYLINNPNPTSRDPLAISFSRDGWTYAKSALLRKGAPPRRFVGRAKPSGSFQYPQALEHDGSLWVIYSTNKEDIEISEYPIRSFGLAR, from the coding sequence GTGCGACCGTACCCTGTCCTCCTCCTCGCATTAGCGGCCTCATTCGGATCCCTGTCGGCGCAAGCGCCGGAGCGTATGCTGGCCGATTCCGCCGCGCTGGCCGATCCGATGAGTCTCCCGCTGGCGGAAGCAAGAACTTCGACGGTCTTCCGAGGCGAAGATCACAAGTCCGGTTTCAATCTGCACTCCTACCTCGCGCGGCACGACGGCAAATTCTGGGCGATCTGGTCGTCGAGCAAAGTCGGCGAGGAGGATCCGGACCAGCACATCCGTTTCTCGACGAGTGTCGACGGTCACCGCTGGACCGAGTCCGGTGTCGTCGCTGCCGACCCGGACGGTCCCGATGGTCCCGCCCGCTGGATCGCGCGGGGCGTCTTCGTCTACGAAGGCAGGCTCACCGCGCTGGGAGCCTATATCGAGAGCGCCGCCTACGGAAACAGGGGCAAGGGCGATGTGTGGAGCAACCTCCGTCTTATGCGCTTCGAATGGGACGGCCGGAAGTGGAAACCGGCAGGTGTTTTCGCCGGCAATTGCATGAACAACTTCGCCCCGGAGCGCTTCGGCGGCCTGCTCATGATGCCATGCCGCGACAGTCGGATGGATGTCTTCCTGGCTTCGGCGAAACAGCCCGGTGAGGCGGCCTGGAAGTTCACGCCAATCGCCTCGGAGCCACCGTTCCACAAGATGGACGAGCCGACCCTCTACAAAGCGGCCGACGGGTCGATTCACATGATCATCCGCGACGGCGCCAAGTCCGGCTACCTGATCCGATCGATCAGCCGCGACGAGGGAGGTACGTGGTCCGAACCCGTCCGCACCGATTACCCGGACGCCACCAGCAAGAACTTCACCGGACGCCTGTCGAGCGGCTGGTACTACTTGATCAACAACCCGAACCCAACCTCGCGAGACCCGCTCGCCATCTCCTTCAGCCGCGACGGCTGGACGTATGCGAAGAGCGCCCTGCTCCGGAAAGGCGCGCCGCCGCGGCGCTTTGTCGGCCGCGCGAAGCCGAGCGGCAGCTTCCAGTATCCGCAAGCGCTCGAGCACGACGGTTCGCTCTGGGTCATCTACTCGACGAACAAGGAAGATATCGAAATCTCGGAGTATCCCATCCGCTCCTTCGGACTCGCGCGATGA